One window of Branchiostoma lanceolatum isolate klBraLanc5 chromosome 8, klBraLanc5.hap2, whole genome shotgun sequence genomic DNA carries:
- the LOC136440953 gene encoding histone H2A-like yields the protein MSGRGKGGKARAKAKSRSSRAGLQFPVGRVHRFLRKGNYAERVGAGAPVYLAAVLEYLTAEILELAGNAARDNKKTRIIPRHLQLAVRNDEELNKLLSGVTIAQGGVLPNIHAVLLPKKTAAKSS from the coding sequence ATGTCTGGACGTGGTAAGGGAGGTAAGGCCCGTGCAAAGGcgaagagccgttcttcccgtgcagGGCTTCAGTTCCCTGTCGGCCGTGTGCACCGTTTCCTGCGCAAGGGCAACTATGCCGAGCGTGTCGGTGCTGGAGCCCCAGTCTACCTGGCCGCCGTGCTGGAGTACTTGACCGCTGAGATCCTCGAGTTGGCCGGCAATgctgcccgtgacaacaagaagaccaggatCATTCCCCGTCATCTTCAGCTGGCCGTCCgtaacgacgaggagttgaacaagctctTGTCCGGCGTGACCATCGCCCAGGGAGGTGtgctgcccaacatccacgccgtgctcctgcccaagaagactgCCGCCAAGTCTAGCTAG
- the LOC136440952 gene encoding ribosome biogenesis regulatory protein homolog, with translation MATVEDVLESVTQSQASKYKTIEVQKDIEPQLDLGNLLTVDQNPLDLKKLRGDKEAYLKSQARDNTQLLFNAIWKLPTERVEEAICVKLPETTTVLPREKPIPKAKLQTKWEQYALLKGIQKRKKGRMVWDEEAKDWKPRWGYKRANDETKDWVIEVPGNADPNEDQFEKRMKAKKERVAKNELQRLRNIARGTKSKVPGVGLTPTEKPSKEEVGLALHLAKKSTASLGKFTEKLPKEKEAKHVGKKRKFEPAIGDFKKEKEQQLNIINVMENKKPKMDITKAVNRVMTEVDQEASSDDRRKRAGKVKNRRGPPRKKGSGGFGKKGSGGFGKKGKAGKGKGAKGMGGKGKGMGGKGKGKGKGR, from the exons atggcgaCGGTGGAAGACGTGTTGGAAAGTGTGACTCAAAGTCAGGCCTCTAAATACAAAACCATAGAGGTACAAAAAGATATTGAACCACAATTGGACTTGGGAAATCTTCTGACAGTTGACCAAAATCCTCTGGATCTGAAGAAGCTTAG AGGTGACAAGGAGGCATACCTGAAGTCCCAGGCCAGAGACAACACTCAGCTGTTGTTTAATGCCATCTGGAAGCTGCCCACAGAGAGGGTGGAGGAGGCCATCTGTGTCAAG CTCCCTGAAACTACCACTGTTCTGCCAAGAGAAAAACCT ATTCCCAAGGCCAAACTTCAGACCAAATGGGAGCAGTACGCCCTTCTGAAGGGCATACAGAAGAGAAAGAAGGGCAGAATGGTCTGGGACGAAGAAGCGAAG GATTGGAAACCCAGGTGGGGCTACAAGAGAGCCAATGATGAGACAAAAGACTGGGTCATCGAAGTACCTGGAAATGCAG ACCCAAATGAGGACCAGTTTGAGAAGAGAATGAAGGCTAAGAAGGAGCGAGTAGCCAAGAACGAGCTGCAGAGACTCCGAAACATCGCCAGGGGAACCAAGTCTAAAG TGCCAGGAGTTGGACTCACTCCCACTGAAAAACCCTCCAAGGAAGAG GTTGGATTGGCCCTCCACCTAGCAAAAAAGTCTACTGCCTCACTGGGGAAGTTTACAGAGAAATTG CCTAAAGAGAAAGAGGCAAAGCATGTAGGGAAGAAGAGAAAG TTTGAGCCAGCCATTGGGGACTTCAAGAAGGAGAAGGAACAACAACTGAACATCATCAACGTTATGGAGAACAAGAAACCCAAAATGGATATTACAAAG GCTGTCAACAGGGTGATGACCGAGGTAGACCAAGA GGCTTCATCAGATGATAGGAGAAAACGAGCTGGAAAAGTGAAGAACAGGAGAGGGCCTCCTCGAAAAAAAGGATCTGGCGGTTTTGGGAAAAAGGGATCTGGAGGTTTTGGGAAAAAGGGCAAAGCTGGAAAAGGGAAGGGGGCCAAAGGTATGGGAGGAAAGGGGAAAGGAATGGGAGGGAAGGGGAAAGGGAAGGGAAAAGGCAGATAA